A single genomic interval of Adhaeribacter pallidiroseus harbors:
- a CDS encoding YihY/virulence factor BrkB family protein produces MQLRQKIKVVQFLLKDAFREYRKNDPLRLGASTAFFTTFALPPILVLLINFLGLLYSTDIISARLIDQVQSMLGYRSGSSQLSKILENIQHIPPNGYYAALGMLFLIFVATTLFIVVKSSLNQLWNVRPRKSSTFSHILKTRLIALGLIIFTGILFVITLMTESAFSYLGDTLFEALPSRGLEVVRVGNALMSYMIVTAWFAITFKYLPDIRIAWKPVWIGALFTSLLFTVGKLVLGRLLLHSNLGPIYGPSASVLILMLFVFYSAMLMFYGASFTKSYAHYAAFKIRPKSFALRYRARGQKIPVV; encoded by the coding sequence ATGCAGCTTCGCCAGAAAATAAAGGTTGTTCAATTCTTATTAAAAGATGCCTTTCGCGAGTACCGAAAAAATGATCCACTCCGCTTAGGCGCTTCCACGGCTTTTTTTACCACTTTTGCTTTACCTCCTATTCTGGTGTTGCTCATCAATTTTCTAGGCTTGTTGTACAGCACCGATATTATTAGTGCTCGGTTGATTGATCAGGTGCAAAGTATGCTGGGTTACCGGAGCGGCTCCAGTCAGTTAAGTAAAATTCTCGAGAACATTCAGCATATTCCACCAAATGGCTATTATGCCGCTTTAGGTATGCTTTTTTTAATTTTTGTGGCTACCACCTTGTTTATTGTAGTAAAAAGCTCCCTCAACCAACTCTGGAACGTTCGTCCTCGTAAGAGCAGCACCTTTAGTCATATTCTCAAAACGCGTTTAATAGCCTTGGGGCTAATCATTTTTACCGGAATATTGTTTGTAATAACTTTAATGACCGAGTCGGCCTTTAGTTATTTAGGGGATACTTTATTCGAAGCATTACCTAGTCGGGGATTGGAAGTAGTTCGGGTAGGTAATGCATTGATGTCCTATATGATTGTAACGGCTTGGTTTGCCATTACTTTTAAATATTTACCCGATATTCGCATTGCCTGGAAACCGGTGTGGATAGGTGCCCTTTTTACCAGCTTGTTATTTACCGTGGGTAAGCTAGTGCTAGGCCGATTATTGTTGCACAGTAACTTAGGACCTATTTACGGGCCATCAGCTTCAGTTTTAATTTTAATGCTGTTTGTTTTTTACTCGGCCATGCTTATGTTTTACGGAGCAAGCTTTACCAAATCGTACGCGCACTATGCGGCTTTTAAAATCCGACCCAAGTCTTTTGCGCTCCGTTACCGTGCCCGGGGACAAAAAATACCGGTAGTATAG
- a CDS encoding DUF885 domain-containing protein: MKKTILLWVLIVAAFSCNKKQPENNSTDSSGKNNLGIILKNYYEDRLKLFPLEATAIADHRYDDQLPNDITVAHRTKLKNFYSQYLNEVQSLDSTALSGQEKLSYQIFKRDMQLNLEQLTFPEHLMPINQFYSLPITFGQLGSGAGNHPFKTVKDYNNFLKRIDGFQVWADTAVANMRRGIQVGWVLPKTLTQKVLPQFKAMVVTDPKKSLFYGPIDNLPKNFTADEKNQLTTAYTEAIQTKIIPTYKKLHDFLEKEYLPKSRSSSGINAVPSGNQYYNYLVRYYTTTTQTPEQIFNTGQQEVKRIRAEMEQVKNQVGFKGELKAFFEYVKTAKKFMPYKSAAEVLAGYNQIHERMQPQLEKLFGRVPKSKFEVRQTEAFREASASAEYNSPAPDGSRPGVFYVPILKPETYNSTRMESLFLHEAIPGHHYQISLQQENEDLPQFRRFGGYGAYVEGWALYTESLGKELGLYTDPYQYFGRLGAEMHRAVRLVVDAGMHSKGWTREQAIQFSKDNEALSEEGIVAEIERYMAIPGQALSYKTGELKIKELRQRYTQELGNKFNLSNFHDAVLQDGSMPLQVLEAKMNTWAAKQ; the protein is encoded by the coding sequence ATGAAAAAAACAATCTTGTTATGGGTATTAATTGTTGCTGCTTTTAGTTGTAACAAAAAACAACCGGAAAATAACTCTACAGATTCTTCAGGTAAAAACAACCTAGGTATTATTCTTAAAAATTATTACGAAGACCGGCTGAAACTTTTTCCCTTGGAAGCTACCGCCATTGCTGACCATCGTTACGACGACCAGTTACCCAATGACATTACCGTGGCGCACCGAACTAAACTTAAAAATTTTTACAGCCAGTACTTAAACGAGGTACAAAGCCTAGATAGCACGGCTTTAAGCGGCCAAGAAAAATTAAGTTATCAGATTTTTAAACGCGATATGCAATTAAATCTGGAACAGCTTACTTTTCCGGAGCACTTAATGCCCATTAATCAGTTTTATAGTTTGCCTATTACGTTTGGTCAGTTAGGTTCGGGCGCGGGCAATCATCCGTTTAAAACCGTAAAAGACTACAATAATTTTCTAAAACGGATTGATGGTTTTCAGGTATGGGCCGACACCGCGGTGGCTAATATGCGCCGAGGCATACAGGTAGGATGGGTACTGCCCAAAACATTGACGCAAAAAGTGCTGCCTCAGTTTAAAGCAATGGTGGTTACCGATCCGAAGAAGAGTTTGTTTTACGGCCCGATTGATAACTTGCCCAAAAACTTTACCGCTGATGAAAAGAATCAACTAACCACTGCTTACACCGAAGCTATTCAAACTAAAATAATACCCACTTATAAAAAATTACACGACTTTCTAGAAAAAGAGTATTTACCAAAATCCAGAAGCAGTAGCGGTATAAACGCGGTACCAAGCGGCAACCAATATTATAACTACTTGGTTCGTTACTATACCACCACTACACAAACTCCGGAGCAAATTTTTAATACGGGGCAACAAGAAGTAAAGCGCATTCGCGCGGAGATGGAGCAAGTTAAAAACCAAGTAGGCTTTAAAGGCGAGCTAAAAGCTTTTTTTGAGTATGTGAAAACAGCTAAAAAGTTTATGCCTTATAAATCCGCTGCCGAAGTACTGGCGGGATATAACCAGATTCACGAGCGCATGCAACCGCAGTTAGAAAAGTTATTCGGGCGGGTGCCAAAATCAAAGTTTGAAGTACGCCAAACCGAAGCATTTCGGGAAGCTTCGGCCAGTGCGGAATATAATTCCCCAGCTCCGGATGGCTCACGGCCAGGCGTTTTTTACGTGCCAATTTTAAAACCAGAAACCTATAACAGCACCCGCATGGAGTCTCTATTTCTGCACGAAGCCATTCCGGGCCATCATTACCAGATATCGCTGCAACAAGAAAACGAAGATTTACCGCAGTTCCGGCGTTTTGGCGGCTACGGCGCCTACGTAGAAGGTTGGGCCTTATACACCGAAAGTTTAGGTAAAGAGCTAGGTTTGTATACCGATCCGTATCAATATTTTGGCCGATTAGGGGCCGAAATGCACCGGGCGGTACGCCTGGTAGTAGATGCCGGTATGCACAGTAAAGGCTGGACCCGCGAACAAGCCATTCAATTTTCGAAAGATAACGAAGCTTTGTCCGAGGAAGGAATTGTTGCTGAAATTGAGCGGTACATGGCCATTCCGGGGCAGGCGTTGTCGTATAAAACCGGCGAGTTAAAAATTAAAGAACTGCGCCAACGATATACCCAGGAGTTAGGTAATAAATTTAACTTAAGCAATTTTCACGATGCAGTACTCCAGGATGGTAGTATGCCGCTGCAAGTACTCGAAGCAAAAATGAATACTTGGGCAGCAAAGCAATAA